One segment of Brassica napus cultivar Da-Ae chromosome C3, Da-Ae, whole genome shotgun sequence DNA contains the following:
- the LOC106420211 gene encoding uncharacterized protein PF3D7_1120000-like encodes MIFFSFDNQILAFECIPALKARFREGVEGCMSKCPRMCKKWFQSNSMKGYPLEDLYDTLGEIKVIESVLVPTVDEEPLMARLMDGEPDYENEEGVSNLWSTWLTVKEKPIFWQELYELDVAAREFPQKKDKRKVHEEASSSNTSLEDVLKGFEERLMISLSEVNGKVEKMNKRLGKIERCQVVLKKRCKRMKAMEKKLEKIEDCQYYLKKKAKKAEKEMKEMKEKEEDKENNDGFDYHQGMDYDWGGQRNDSNGADATTKEPEDADMVENTEVVEEKESEEDAQKDDRGSEEETEPEPEAEAEAEEDKEKEDEEESEEEAPKEPDEVQDEVEMNEANEIEEEVETEARVEVETEKTPTPPRGRTKAAAARRQILTTPEKLFGKAEKMVEEEVKEPEEEGEKMVEEEVKEAEEDGEKMVEEEVEEPEEEGEKMVEEEVVEPEEEAGKMVEEEVEEPEEEAGKMVVYEGSTCETKEADKGAAKPSGTGVKHRPKQMALRKHATKQAPKPRGRPRKDTEPKKFTTPEQTKRIRSRSQWVSTPFTEANTDEIEGRKKKPRTKA; translated from the exons atgatttttttttcttttgacaatCAGATCCTGGCATTTGAGTGTATTCCAGCTCTGAAAGCACGATTTAGAGAAGGTGTAGAAGGCTGTATGAGTAAGTGTCCGAGGATGTGTAAAAAGTGGTTCCAAAGTAACAGCATGAAGGGTTATCCTCTTGAGGATTTGTACGACACACTAGGAGAAATTAAG GTTATTGAAAGTGTTCTTGTTCCTACTGTTGATGAGGAACCTCTCATGGCACGCTTAATGGATGGGGAGCCAGACTATGAAAATGAAGAAGGCGTGAGTAATTTGTGGAGCACGTGGTTGACTGTTAAGGAGAAGCCTATCTTTTGGCAAGAACTCTATGAGTTAGATGTGGCTGCAAGGGAGTTTCCTCAGAAGAAAGACAAAAGGAAAGTGCATGAAGAAGCATCCTCCTCTAATACAAGTTTGGAGGACGTTTTGAAAGGGTTTGAAGAGAGGTTGATGATAAGTTTGAGTGAAGTGAATGGGAAGGTGGAAAAAATGAACAAGAGGCTTGGGAAGATTGAACGTTGccaagttgttttaaaaaagagGTGTAAAAGGATGAAGGCAATGGAGAAGaagcttgagaagattgaagattgccaatattatttaaaaaagaagGCCAAGAAGGCGGAGAAAGAAATGAAGGAAATGAAAGAGAAGGAGGAGGATAAGGAGAACAATGACGGTTTCGACTATCATCAAGGCATGGATTATGACTGGGGTGGACAGCGGAATGACAGCAATGGAGCGGATGCAACAACCAAAGAACCTGAAGATGCAGATATGGTTGAAAATACAGAGGTGgtagaagagaaagagagtgaagaagacgctcagaAAGACGATAGAGGTTCTGAGGAAGAGACAGAACCTGAACCTGAAGCagaagcagaagctgaagaagacaaagaaaaagAGGATGAGGAAGAGAGTGAAGAAGAGGCTCCGAAGGAACCTGATGAGGTTCAAGATGAGGTTGAGATGAATGAAGCcaatgagattgaagaagagGTTGAAACAGAGGCTCGGGTTGAAGTTGAAACCGAGAAAACTCCTACACCACCACGTGGTAGGACTAAGGCAGCAGCCGCGAGGAGACAAATCCTAACAACACCAGAGAAGTTGTTCGGAAAGGCTGAAAAAATGGTGGAGGAAGAGGTGAAAGAACCTGAGGAAGAGGGTGAAAAAATGGTGGAGGAAGAGGTGAAAGAAGCTGAGGAAGATGGTGAAAAAATGGTGGAGGAAGAGGTGGAAGAACCTGAGGAAGAGGGTGAAAAAATGGTGGAGGAAGAAGTGGTAGAACCTGAGGAAGAGGCTGGAAAAATGGTGGAGGAAGAGGTGGAAGAACCTGAGGAAGAGGCTGGAAAAATGGTTGTCTACGAAGGCAGTACTTGTGAAACGAAGGAAGCTGACAAGGGAGCAGCCAAACCTTCTGGAACTGGGGTCAAGCATAGGCCAAAACAAATGGCATTGAGGAAGCACGCTACTAAGCAGGCTCCTAAGCCGAGGGGTAGACCGAGAAAGGATACTGAACCAAAGAAGTTCACAACGCCAGAACAGACAAAAAGGATACGTTCACGTTCACAGTGGGTTTCCACTCCTTTCACTGAAGCTAACACTGATGAGATTGAAGGGCGCAAGAAGAAGCCTAGAACAAAGGCGTAG